One window from the genome of Rickettsiella endosymbiont of Xylota segnis encodes:
- a CDS encoding HBL/NHE enterotoxin family protein: protein MLNLVKSDTEYCTQVPKNKLDSITTLSTVLENAKSIDTYKLIRESTIDFSFLSLRAQDDYFQQLSEQPIIPEDTECFSSANFSQGAIVQNYCVQTTTQAIVMPPDPEFQNVSKIQEDAQEHANLWLSNLNEKVVGINSNGKQYCNLIITYENDIDNLVDDVVNNISGAKDNFVSEIGLLKDEAVSRSKKITEVTNGLKDFRVLISEDGVAFQSIKQQADIKYNSNTGEMKQLKDAMDALEAAISSYNAIIAGGAIMTVVGALVIVVGVLLELPSGGASTAIVGAGTLITTGGGTAIGIAKKNRDEASQELKETALRYNVLQQTCALLQTVNGQLDTLIIGNSESVNAVQAMAVAYQIIATNLEGIIENVDTLVGNTDSGAMLKRMLKLFVQNGKDLKELYVKYEANGILPVQPSRSVWNSLHSFSRKIPPLPQKPISMQEYLIAIQRKIAWQRRHSRRVRQFA, encoded by the coding sequence ATGTTAAATTTAGTAAAATCGGATACAGAGTATTGTACCCAAGTACCAAAAAACAAATTAGATAGCATTACTACTTTGTCAACTGTACTAGAAAATGCAAAGAGTATAGACACCTATAAACTAATAAGGGAAAGTACTATAGATTTTTCGTTTTTATCGCTTAGGGCGCAAGATGATTATTTCCAGCAATTAAGTGAACAACCTATCATTCCTGAGGATACGGAATGTTTTTCATCTGCTAATTTTTCGCAAGGTGCTATCGTACAAAATTACTGTGTTCAAACAACGACTCAGGCGATTGTGATGCCGCCTGATCCCGAATTTCAAAATGTTTCTAAAATTCAAGAAGACGCACAAGAACATGCTAACCTTTGGTTGAGTAACCTAAATGAAAAAGTAGTCGGGATTAATTCAAATGGAAAACAATATTGTAATCTTATTATTACTTATGAAAATGATATTGATAATCTTGTCGATGATGTGGTCAATAATATTTCAGGGGCTAAAGATAACTTTGTATCAGAAATAGGTCTCTTAAAAGATGAGGCAGTATCCCGAAGTAAAAAAATAACTGAGGTTACTAATGGATTAAAGGATTTTCGAGTACTCATTAGTGAAGATGGTGTAGCGTTTCAATCAATAAAACAGCAAGCCGATATAAAATATAATTCGAATACGGGTGAAATGAAGCAATTGAAAGATGCAATGGACGCTTTAGAAGCAGCTATAAGCAGTTACAACGCGATTATTGCCGGTGGAGCTATCATGACAGTTGTTGGTGCTTTAGTTATTGTAGTGGGTGTTTTGTTAGAGCTTCCTTCAGGCGGGGCATCTACTGCTATTGTTGGCGCAGGCACCCTCATCACTACAGGAGGAGGAACGGCTATTGGGATTGCCAAAAAAAACAGAGATGAAGCCAGTCAGGAATTAAAGGAAACGGCACTTCGGTATAACGTATTACAACAAACTTGCGCCTTATTACAAACTGTCAATGGCCAATTAGATACTTTAATCATTGGAAATAGCGAATCAGTCAATGCTGTACAAGCGATGGCAGTGGCCTATCAGATTATTGCAACCAATCTGGAAGGTATTATAGAAAATGTCGATACTCTGGTTGGAAATACTGATTCTGGAGCGATGCTTAAACGCATGTTAAAGTTGTTTGTACAAAATGGAAAAGATCTGAAGGAGTTATATGTAAAATATGAAGCTAATGGAATATTACCCGTACAGCCTAGCCGGTCCGTATGGAATTCATTACATTCCTTTAGCCGTAAAATTCCACCTTTACCACAAAAACCTATTTCAATGCAAGAGTATTTAATAGCAATCCAACGGAAAATTGCTTGGCAGCGTCGTCATAGTAGAAGGGTGCGTCAGTTTGCT
- the aspS gene encoding aspartate--tRNA ligase: MQRTHYNQQINQNLVNETIQVCGWVHHRRDHGGIIFIDCRDRSGLLQVVFNPDQPAELFKKAETLRNEYVVQISGKLRLRPKGTENANLKSGAVELQATQLIILNTSAALPISIDAYTPVSEEVALRYRYLDLRRPEVQERFRLRTHVVQLMRRFFEEKGFLDIETPMLTKATPEGARDYLVPSRVHPGEFYALPQSPQLFKQLLMMSGFDRYYQIVRCFRDEDLRADRQPEFTQLDMEMSFCNEEDIQTLNEALIRHLFKELLNVNLPNPFPRMTYATAMQRYGSDKPDLRIPFELVDIADLVKDIEFKVFSGPANDAQGRVTALRIPKGGDLSRKAIEEYTQYVAIFGAKGLAYIKVVDRALGLEGLQSPILKFIPEATVEAILQRVTAESGDIIFFGAGTAKMVSESLGALRVKLGHEFNCVKDEWSPLWVVDFPLFEYDAQEKRWQALHHPFTAPKVNDAAELQANPGSCLSRAYDMVLNGYEIGGGSIRIHDTHLQSTIFDLLNINETEQKEKFGFLLEALKFGCPPHGGMAFGLDRLVMLMTGAKSIRDVIAFPKTQTASCPLTRAPSPVSEQQLKELSLQIRKK; the protein is encoded by the coding sequence ATGCAAAGAACACACTATAACCAGCAAATAAACCAAAACTTAGTCAATGAAACCATACAAGTCTGCGGTTGGGTACACCATCGTCGTGATCATGGTGGCATCATTTTCATCGATTGTCGCGATCGTAGCGGCTTACTGCAAGTAGTATTTAACCCAGATCAACCTGCTGAGTTGTTTAAAAAAGCGGAAACGCTACGGAACGAATATGTGGTGCAAATTAGCGGAAAGCTACGTTTGCGTCCGAAAGGCACCGAAAATGCCAATTTAAAATCTGGAGCGGTTGAATTACAAGCGACCCAACTCATTATTTTAAATACTTCAGCAGCATTACCGATTTCTATCGATGCTTATACACCGGTGAGTGAAGAAGTCGCCTTGCGCTATCGCTATCTGGATTTACGACGACCAGAAGTCCAAGAACGTTTTCGCTTGCGGACACACGTCGTGCAATTGATGCGACGTTTTTTTGAAGAAAAAGGATTTTTAGATATAGAGACACCGATGCTTACTAAAGCGACGCCCGAAGGAGCGCGTGATTACTTGGTGCCAAGTCGCGTTCATCCCGGTGAATTTTATGCGTTACCACAATCACCGCAATTATTTAAGCAATTATTGATGATGTCCGGATTTGATCGTTACTACCAAATCGTACGTTGTTTTCGCGATGAGGATCTACGCGCCGATCGACAACCTGAATTTACGCAGCTGGATATGGAAATGTCCTTTTGTAATGAAGAGGATATCCAAACACTCAATGAAGCATTGATTCGTCACTTATTCAAAGAATTATTAAATGTGAATTTACCCAATCCTTTTCCGCGCATGACTTATGCAACAGCGATGCAACGTTATGGTAGTGATAAACCCGATTTACGTATTCCGTTTGAATTAGTCGACATTGCTGATTTGGTTAAAGACATCGAATTTAAAGTTTTTTCAGGACCGGCGAATGATGCACAAGGACGAGTGACAGCATTGCGTATTCCCAAAGGCGGCGATTTAAGTCGTAAAGCCATTGAAGAGTATACGCAATACGTTGCTATCTTTGGCGCAAAAGGTTTGGCTTATATAAAAGTTGTCGATCGCGCATTGGGACTGGAAGGTCTGCAGTCGCCGATCTTAAAATTTATTCCAGAGGCGACAGTCGAGGCCATATTACAACGTGTCACAGCAGAAAGTGGCGATATTATTTTCTTTGGGGCTGGCACAGCAAAAATGGTCAGTGAATCCTTGGGTGCTTTACGTGTCAAATTGGGTCACGAATTTAACTGTGTTAAGGATGAATGGTCGCCTTTATGGGTAGTGGACTTTCCCTTATTTGAATATGATGCACAAGAAAAACGTTGGCAAGCCTTACATCATCCTTTTACTGCGCCTAAAGTTAACGATGCTGCTGAGTTACAAGCCAATCCTGGATCATGCTTATCAAGAGCTTACGATATGGTATTAAATGGCTATGAAATTGGAGGCGGTTCAATACGTATTCATGATACGCATTTGCAGTCGACGATATTTGATTTATTAAATATTAATGAAACCGAACAAAAAGAAAAATTTGGTTTTTTACTCGAAGCACTTAAATTTGGTTGTCCACCGCATGGTGGTATGGCTTTTGGTTTGGATCGCTTGGTAATGTTGATGACCGGAGCGAAATCCATACGGGATGTTATCGCTTTTCCAAAAACCCAGACGGCGAGTTGTCCATTAACGCGTGCGCCAAGTCCAGTTTCCGAGCAACAATTAAAAGAGTTATCACTACAGATTCGTAAAAAATAA
- the ruvC gene encoding crossover junction endodeoxyribonuclease RuvC, protein MLNQQSHNLAKNIIILGIDPGSCITGYGVIQIAGSQLNYLDSGCIKIASIGFSERLEKIFTGLQNIVAQYKPNEVAIEQVFMHINPNAALKLGQARGAALTAAAMAKLMVSEYSARQVKQSVVGYGAASKQQVQHMVRLLLNLDRSPQADAADALAIAICHAQARQTGKRGLKQGFRRGRRR, encoded by the coding sequence ATGTTGAATCAACAAAGCCATAACTTAGCTAAAAACATAATTATTTTAGGTATTGATCCGGGTTCGTGTATTACTGGTTATGGCGTTATTCAAATTGCAGGTTCACAATTAAACTATCTCGATAGCGGTTGCATTAAAATCGCAAGTATTGGCTTTTCTGAAAGACTGGAAAAAATATTTACCGGTTTACAAAATATCGTTGCTCAATATAAACCGAATGAAGTGGCCATAGAACAAGTGTTTATGCATATTAACCCGAATGCCGCATTAAAATTAGGTCAAGCCAGAGGCGCTGCGTTAACGGCAGCAGCAATGGCTAAATTAATGGTCAGCGAGTATTCTGCGCGGCAAGTCAAACAATCAGTGGTGGGTTACGGAGCCGCGAGTAAACAACAGGTACAACATATGGTACGCTTGTTATTAAATCTCGATCGCTCACCACAAGCCGATGCCGCCGATGCATTGGCGATCGCGATTTGCCATGCGCAAGCGCGGCAAACGGGAAAGCGAGGACTTAAACAAGGATTTCGCCGAGGAAGAAGACGATGA
- a CDS encoding YebC/PmpR family DNA-binding transcriptional regulator yields MAGHSKWANIQHRKNKQDAKRGKLFTKLIREITVAARMGGADLNSNPRLRLAVDKALSANMTRDTIDRATKRGAGGLDGAQMEEIRYEGYGPKGVAVLVDTLTDNRNRTVAEVRHAFSKSGGNLGTTGSVAYLFSKKGVITFPPGSDEERILEIALEAGAEDAITYPDNSIDIWVEESQLAVLTKLFQEKKLNLANSEVTWLASTKVDLNAEDQEKLEHLIDMLEDLDDVQNVYTNQA; encoded by the coding sequence ATGGCAGGACATAGTAAATGGGCAAATATCCAGCATCGAAAAAATAAACAAGATGCGAAACGCGGTAAATTATTTACCAAATTGATCCGTGAAATTACAGTGGCTGCTAGAATGGGAGGCGCTGATTTAAATAGTAATCCACGTTTGCGTTTGGCCGTTGATAAAGCCTTATCGGCTAATATGACCCGAGATACCATTGATCGTGCCACCAAGCGCGGTGCTGGCGGCTTAGATGGTGCGCAAATGGAAGAAATTCGTTATGAAGGTTATGGACCTAAAGGCGTTGCTGTTTTAGTTGATACCTTAACCGATAATCGCAATCGCACCGTCGCTGAAGTCCGTCACGCATTTAGCAAATCTGGCGGTAATTTAGGCACGACAGGATCGGTTGCTTATTTATTTAGTAAAAAAGGTGTGATTACTTTCCCACCCGGTTCCGATGAAGAGCGAATTTTGGAGATTGCTTTAGAGGCAGGCGCCGAAGATGCCATTACTTATCCTGATAATAGTATTGATATTTGGGTTGAAGAAAGTCAATTAGCCGTCTTAACTAAACTTTTTCAAGAAAAAAAATTAAATTTGGCAAATAGCGAAGTGACTTGGTTGGCGAGTACGAAAGTTGATCTGAATGCTGAGGATCAAGAAAAACTGGAACATTTAATTGATATGCTAGAAGATTTAGACGATGTGCAAAATGTCTATACTAATCAAGCTTAA
- the ruvA gene encoding Holliday junction branch migration protein RuvA yields MINRLRGILIEKQPPYLLVEVADAFTYEVQASMHTFYQLPECGEKVFLYTQFIVREDGHFLYGFSTADERALFTQLLKVNGVGPKVALGILSKIETSEFIRCVQQQNVSALQAVPGIGKKTAERLIIEMRDRLKSLSHNQSIESDKNIIRSLQHVQQDAISALVALGYKAQEASRAVLQIKDTNLSLESLIRHALNSVG; encoded by the coding sequence ATGATCAATCGATTGCGCGGCATACTGATTGAAAAACAGCCACCGTATTTATTAGTTGAAGTGGCCGATGCGTTTACCTACGAAGTGCAAGCTTCGATGCATACTTTTTATCAATTGCCGGAATGTGGAGAAAAAGTTTTTTTATACACACAGTTTATTGTGCGTGAAGACGGCCATTTTTTGTATGGATTTAGCACAGCCGATGAGCGGGCATTATTTACGCAATTATTAAAAGTAAATGGTGTAGGACCCAAAGTTGCTCTAGGTATTTTATCAAAAATAGAAACTTCAGAATTTATTCGTTGTGTCCAGCAACAAAATGTGAGTGCTTTGCAGGCAGTTCCGGGTATTGGAAAAAAAACTGCTGAACGCTTAATCATCGAAATGCGGGATCGTTTAAAAAGTTTATCCCATAACCAATCTATAGAATCCGATAAAAATATTATTCGATCATTACAACATGTCCAGCAGGACGCAATTTCTGCGTTAGTTGCCTTAGGCTATAAGGCTCAAGAGGCAAGTCGGGCGGTATTGCAGATTAAAGACACTAACTTATCCTTAGAATCGTTGATTCGACACGCTTTGAATAGTGTGGGCTAG
- a CDS encoding zinc ribbon domain-containing protein, with translation MPIYEYQCKACGHTFDTIQTFSEEPLTDCPVCKEPALKKLVSAAAFHLKGSGWYVTDFKNPPAKKVDNAEKAKTEDASKPAETSKESNTTEKKNKDTIAAKPTEKTSKTDKSGEKSS, from the coding sequence ATGCCAATTTATGAATATCAATGTAAGGCCTGCGGGCATACTTTTGATACGATACAAACCTTTAGTGAAGAACCTTTGACCGATTGTCCGGTCTGTAAAGAACCTGCACTGAAGAAATTGGTTTCAGCAGCGGCTTTCCATTTAAAGGGCAGTGGATGGTATGTGACGGACTTTAAAAATCCACCGGCTAAAAAAGTGGATAACGCAGAGAAAGCTAAAACTGAGGACGCGAGTAAACCTGCGGAAACGAGTAAGGAAAGTAACACCACTGAAAAGAAAAACAAAGACACTATCGCTGCAAAACCCACGGAAAAAACTAGCAAAACTGATAAATCGGGTGAAAAATCCTCTTAG